In one Haemophilus parainfluenzae genomic region, the following are encoded:
- the dacB gene encoding serine-type D-Ala-D-Ala carboxypeptidase: MTKKSSISTALKAAFITLGFSFSSMAEVNVASITQYLPEGASASIIAKNLNKDQIIADYNGSTFMLPASTQKVFTAVAAKLVLGDAFQFETSLLSNGKIQNNVLEGDLVVQFTGDPDLTSGQLYSLLANLKNQGIQKINGDLILDTSVFASHDRGLGWIWNDLTMCFNSPPAAANIDNNCFYAELDANQPVGETVKINVPAQFPIQVFGQVYIVDQQEAGYCQLDVVVHDNNRYQVKGCIARQTKPFGLSFAVQDPDAYAAAIIQRQLKRLGIEFTGQVKQPQKPQQGQKLAQHLSKPLPELLKKMMKKSDNQIADALFRAVAYNYYKRPASFQLGTLAVKSVLQKQGIKFGNSILADGSGLSRHNLVAPKTMLSVLEYIAKNEDKLHLMETFPIAGVDGTISGRGSLINPPLVKNVIAKTGSLKGVYNLAGFMTNARGEKVAFVQFINGYSTGDLESKTKRAPLVQFESTLYNDLYKD; this comes from the coding sequence ATGACTAAAAAATCTTCTATTTCGACCGCACTTAAAGCGGCATTTATCACTCTCGGCTTTTCTTTTTCCTCCATGGCTGAAGTTAATGTGGCTTCTATCACCCAATACTTACCGGAAGGTGCTTCTGCCAGTATCATTGCCAAAAACCTCAATAAAGATCAAATTATCGCGGATTACAATGGTTCAACGTTTATGTTGCCTGCCAGTACGCAAAAAGTTTTCACAGCTGTCGCTGCTAAATTGGTATTAGGTGACGCCTTTCAGTTTGAAACATCACTTTTAAGTAATGGAAAAATTCAGAATAATGTTTTAGAAGGCGATCTTGTTGTGCAGTTTACTGGCGATCCTGATCTGACCAGTGGACAACTTTATAGCCTATTAGCCAATTTAAAGAACCAAGGCATTCAGAAAATCAATGGAGATCTTATTTTAGATACCTCTGTATTTGCTAGCCATGACCGTGGGCTAGGTTGGATTTGGAACGATCTTACGATGTGCTTTAACTCCCCTCCTGCTGCAGCAAATATCGATAATAACTGTTTCTATGCCGAGCTAGATGCAAATCAACCAGTGGGTGAAACAGTCAAAATTAATGTTCCCGCTCAATTTCCTATTCAAGTTTTCGGGCAAGTTTATATTGTGGATCAGCAAGAAGCCGGTTATTGCCAGTTAGATGTCGTTGTTCACGACAATAATCGCTATCAAGTAAAAGGCTGTATTGCACGCCAAACTAAACCATTTGGGCTCAGTTTCGCTGTGCAAGATCCAGATGCCTACGCAGCTGCCATTATTCAACGTCAATTAAAACGTCTTGGTATTGAATTTACCGGCCAGGTAAAACAACCTCAAAAGCCACAGCAAGGACAAAAACTTGCCCAGCATTTATCTAAACCATTGCCTGAGCTATTGAAAAAAATGATGAAAAAATCGGATAACCAAATTGCCGATGCTTTATTTAGAGCAGTAGCCTACAACTACTATAAACGCCCTGCTTCATTCCAATTAGGCACATTAGCGGTGAAATCAGTATTACAAAAACAAGGCATTAAATTTGGTAACAGCATCTTAGCCGATGGTTCTGGTCTTTCTCGTCATAATTTGGTTGCACCTAAAACCATGCTTTCAGTCCTAGAGTACATTGCCAAAAACGAAGATAAATTACACTTAATGGAAACCTTTCCAATTGCAGGTGTAGACGGCACAATCAGTGGGCGTGGTAGCTTAATTAATCCACCATTGGTGAAAAACGTTATCGCTAAAACCGGCTCACTGAAAGGGGTATATAATCTTGCCGGTTTTATGACTAATGCACGTGGTGAAAAAGTGGCTTTCGTTCAATTTATCAATGGCTATTCAACCGGTGATTTAGAAAGTAAAACAAAGCGCGCTCCACTTGTGCAATTTGAAAGTACGCTTTATAACGATCTCTATAAAGACTAA
- the greA gene encoding transcription elongation factor GreA, whose product MKQIPMTVRGAELLRQELDFLKNERRPEIIKAIAEAREHGDLKENAEYHAAREQQGFCEGRIQEIESKLANCQVIDVTKLPNNGKVIFGATVVLVNTDTDEEVTYQIVGDDEADIKSGLISVNSPIARGLVGKELDDTVNITTPGGTVEFEIIEVNYI is encoded by the coding sequence ATGAAACAAATTCCAATGACCGTGCGCGGTGCGGAGCTATTACGTCAAGAATTAGATTTCTTAAAGAATGAGCGTCGCCCTGAAATTATTAAGGCGATTGCTGAAGCACGTGAGCATGGTGACTTAAAAGAAAATGCAGAATATCACGCTGCGCGTGAACAACAAGGTTTTTGCGAGGGGCGTATTCAAGAAATTGAAAGCAAACTTGCAAATTGTCAGGTTATCGATGTCACTAAATTACCGAATAACGGAAAAGTTATTTTTGGTGCGACAGTTGTATTAGTGAATACCGATACCGATGAAGAAGTGACTTACCAAATTGTGGGCGATGATGAGGCAGATATTAAGTCAGGTTTGATTTCTGTGAATTCACCGATTGCTCGTGGCTTGGTGGGGAAAGAGTTGGATGATACCGTGAATATTACCACACCAGGTGGAACGGTTGAGTTCGAGATTATTGAAGTAAATTACATCTAA
- the yhbY gene encoding ribosome assembly RNA-binding protein YhbY, with protein sequence MTILSTKQKQFLKGLAHHLSPVVMLGGNGLTEGVLAEIDNALNHHELIKVKIAGADRETKQLIIDAIVRETKSSNVQTIGHILVLYRPSEESKIQLPRK encoded by the coding sequence ATGACAATATTATCAACAAAACAAAAACAATTTTTAAAAGGACTTGCTCATCACCTTAGTCCTGTCGTCATGCTTGGCGGTAACGGCTTAACCGAAGGGGTATTAGCCGAAATCGATAATGCATTAAATCATCACGAATTAATCAAAGTAAAAATTGCTGGCGCAGATCGCGAAACCAAACAATTAATTATTGATGCGATTGTTCGTGAAACCAAATCATCTAATGTTCAAACCATCGGACATATTTTGGTGCTTTATCGACCAAGCGAGGAAAGTAAAATCCAGCTGCCTCGTAAATAA
- the rlmE gene encoding 23S rRNA (uridine(2552)-2'-O)-methyltransferase RlmE, which yields MGKKKRSASSSRWLNEHFKDPFVQKAHKQKLRSRAYFKLDEIQQTDKLFKPGMTVVDLGAAPGGWSQYVVSQIGGKGRVIACDILDMNPIVGVDFLQGDFRDENVLNALLERVGEAKVDVVMSDMAPNFSGMPSVDIPRAMYLVELALDMCKQVLAKKGSFVVKVFQGEGFDEYLREIRSLFSVVKVRKPEASRGRSREVYIVASGYKGE from the coding sequence ATGGGAAAGAAAAAACGTTCGGCGAGTTCTTCTCGTTGGCTAAACGAACATTTTAAAGATCCGTTTGTTCAGAAAGCACATAAGCAAAAATTACGCTCGCGTGCTTACTTTAAGTTAGATGAAATTCAACAAACGGATAAATTGTTTAAACCGGGAATGACTGTGGTGGATCTCGGTGCCGCACCAGGTGGTTGGTCACAGTATGTTGTGAGCCAAATTGGTGGAAAGGGCCGAGTGATTGCTTGTGATATTTTGGATATGAATCCAATTGTCGGCGTGGATTTCTTGCAAGGCGATTTTCGTGACGAAAATGTGCTGAATGCATTATTAGAACGAGTTGGTGAAGCAAAAGTTGATGTAGTGATGTCTGATATGGCGCCAAATTTTAGCGGTATGCCATCTGTTGATATTCCTCGTGCAATGTATTTAGTTGAACTGGCTTTAGATATGTGTAAGCAAGTTTTGGCGAAAAAAGGCAGTTTTGTGGTCAAAGTATTCCAAGGAGAAGGTTTTGACGAGTATCTGCGCGAAATTCGTTCACTCTTTAGTGTCGTAAAAGTGCGTAAGCCTGAAGCCTCTCGTGGGCGTTCTCGCGAAGTTTATATTGTAGCAAGCGGTTATAAAGGCGAATAG
- the ftsH gene encoding ATP-dependent zinc metalloprotease FtsH — protein MVKNLVLWVVVAIVMMTAYQSFNSNGVSDSTDYTTFVYDVSNSQVKEARFDANEITVTKNDGSKYMTVMPPLEDKKLLDDLLNKKVKIEGTPFEKRSLLSQILISWFPMLFLVGVWIFFMRQMQGGGGKAMSFGKSRAKMLNQDQIKVTFADVAGCDEAKEEVGEVVDFLREPKKFQNLGGKIPKGILMVGPPGTGKTLLAKAIAGEAKVPFFTISGSDFVEMFVGVGASRVRDMFEQAKKNAPCLIFIDEIDAVGRQRGAGLGGGHDEREQTLNQMLVEMDGFGGNEGVIVIAATNRPDVLDPALTRPGRFDRQVVVGLPDVKGREQILKVHMRKVPVADDVDAMTLARGTPGYSGADLANLVNEAALFAARSNKRTVSMLEFEKAKDKINMGPERRTMIMTDKQKESTAYHEAAHAIVGYLVPEHDPVHKVTIIPRGRALGVTFFLPEGDQISISQKQLESKLSTLYAGRLAEDLIYGEENISTGASNDIKVATNIARNMVTQWGFSDKLGPILYTEDEGEVFLGRSMAKAKHMSDETAHAIDEEVRAIVNRNYARARQILIDNMDILHAMKDALVKYETIEEEQIKQLMNREPVTPPSGWEDNKDTKPTAKPQEEKTESEVNHSEDPEE, from the coding sequence ATGGTCAAAAATCTAGTTCTATGGGTTGTGGTAGCAATTGTCATGATGACAGCTTACCAAAGTTTTAATTCCAATGGCGTGAGTGACTCAACAGATTACACAACCTTTGTGTATGATGTGAGTAACAGTCAAGTGAAAGAAGCGCGTTTTGATGCGAATGAAATCACAGTGACCAAAAATGATGGTTCTAAATATATGACCGTCATGCCACCGTTGGAAGATAAAAAGCTCTTAGATGACTTACTAAATAAAAAAGTTAAAATCGAAGGTACGCCTTTTGAAAAACGCAGTTTATTATCACAAATTTTAATTTCGTGGTTCCCAATGTTATTCCTTGTAGGGGTATGGATTTTCTTCATGCGTCAAATGCAAGGTGGCGGTGGTAAGGCCATGAGTTTTGGTAAAAGCCGCGCTAAAATGCTGAACCAAGATCAAATCAAAGTGACTTTTGCGGATGTTGCAGGTTGCGATGAGGCAAAAGAAGAAGTCGGTGAAGTAGTTGATTTCTTGCGTGAACCTAAAAAATTCCAAAACCTTGGTGGTAAAATTCCAAAAGGGATTTTAATGGTAGGTCCTCCAGGTACAGGTAAAACCTTATTAGCAAAAGCTATTGCGGGTGAAGCAAAAGTGCCTTTCTTTACTATTTCAGGTTCTGACTTTGTGGAGATGTTTGTGGGGGTTGGTGCTTCTCGTGTACGAGATATGTTCGAGCAAGCGAAGAAAAATGCACCATGCTTAATCTTTATTGATGAAATTGATGCCGTAGGTCGCCAACGTGGTGCCGGTTTAGGTGGTGGACACGATGAGCGTGAACAAACCCTTAACCAAATGTTAGTTGAAATGGATGGTTTTGGTGGTAACGAAGGCGTAATCGTTATTGCAGCAACGAACCGTCCAGATGTACTTGACCCAGCATTAACGCGTCCAGGCCGTTTTGACCGTCAAGTTGTTGTGGGTTTACCTGATGTGAAAGGTCGTGAGCAAATTTTAAAAGTTCACATGCGTAAAGTCCCTGTGGCTGATGATGTTGATGCAATGACACTTGCTCGTGGTACACCAGGTTATTCGGGTGCGGATTTAGCGAACTTGGTTAATGAAGCGGCATTATTTGCTGCACGTAGTAATAAACGTACTGTATCGATGCTTGAGTTTGAAAAAGCCAAAGATAAGATCAATATGGGACCTGAACGCCGTACCATGATCATGACGGATAAACAAAAAGAATCAACAGCGTACCATGAAGCTGCTCACGCGATTGTGGGTTACTTAGTACCTGAGCATGATCCTGTACATAAAGTCACGATTATTCCTCGTGGCCGCGCATTAGGTGTGACTTTCTTCTTGCCTGAAGGTGATCAAATTAGTATCAGCCAAAAACAATTAGAAAGTAAACTTTCAACACTTTATGCAGGACGTTTAGCAGAAGATTTGATTTACGGTGAAGAAAATATTTCGACTGGTGCATCTAACGATATTAAAGTGGCAACCAATATTGCACGTAATATGGTGACCCAATGGGGCTTCTCAGATAAACTCGGTCCGATTCTTTATACCGAAGATGAAGGCGAAGTATTCTTAGGTCGCTCAATGGCGAAAGCAAAACATATGTCAGATGAAACGGCGCATGCGATTGATGAAGAAGTTCGTGCGATTGTAAATCGTAACTATGCGAGAGCAAGACAGATTCTGATCGACAATATGGATATTCTTCACGCCATGAAAGATGCGTTAGTGAAATATGAAACCATTGAAGAAGAACAAATCAAACAGCTAATGAATCGTGAACCTGTTACACCACCATCTGGTTGGGAAGATAACAAAGATACAAAACCAACAGCAAAACCGCAGGAAGAAAAAACTGAAAGTGAGGTTAATCATTCAGAAGATCCTGAAGAGTAA
- the folP gene encoding dihydropteroate synthase, producing MKLYANNKCLDLSLPQIMGILNFTPDSFSDGGQFFSLDKALFQVEKMLKEGATIIDIGGESTRPIMAEEVPETEELQRVIPLVEAVQKRFDCWISVDTSKAIVMQEAAKVGMDLINDIRALREPGALEIAGQLNLPTCIMHMQGQPRTMQTNPHYDDVVQDVYQFLEARTKACLDAGIAKENIIWDMGFCFGKTVQHNYKLLQQLAHFCESGYPILAGLSRKSMIGTVLDKPVTERVVGSVAGALIAAQNGATILRVHDVAATADALKVWQATQQA from the coding sequence ATGAAACTTTACGCTAATAACAAATGTCTAGATTTATCATTACCTCAAATTATGGGAATTTTGAATTTCACGCCTGATTCATTTTCAGATGGCGGACAGTTTTTTAGTCTAGACAAAGCATTATTTCAAGTTGAAAAAATGCTCAAAGAAGGTGCAACAATTATTGATATTGGCGGGGAATCAACTCGACCAATAATGGCAGAAGAAGTGCCTGAAACTGAAGAGTTGCAACGAGTGATACCTCTTGTTGAAGCCGTGCAAAAACGTTTTGATTGTTGGATTTCAGTGGATACCTCTAAAGCAATTGTGATGCAAGAAGCAGCTAAGGTCGGCATGGATTTAATCAATGATATTCGTGCTTTACGTGAACCTGGTGCACTCGAAATAGCAGGACAGTTGAATTTACCCACTTGTATCATGCACATGCAAGGACAGCCGCGCACAATGCAGACTAATCCGCATTATGATGATGTAGTCCAAGATGTTTATCAGTTTTTAGAAGCTCGGACTAAAGCTTGTTTAGATGCGGGAATCGCTAAAGAAAATATCATTTGGGATATGGGGTTTTGTTTTGGTAAGACCGTGCAGCATAACTATAAACTTTTACAGCAATTAGCACACTTTTGTGAAAGTGGTTATCCCATTTTAGCAGGTCTTTCACGTAAATCGATGATTGGTACCGTATTAGATAAACCCGTAACTGAACGTGTTGTGGGAAGTGTAGCTGGCGCATTAATTGCTGCACAAAATGGTGCGACAATTTTACGCGTACATGATGTCGCTGCAACGGCAGATGCTTTGAAAGTATGGCAAGCAACGCAACAAGCGTAA
- the glmM gene encoding phosphoglucosamine mutase, which produces MANRKYFGTDGVRGKVGTYPITPDFALKLGWAAGKVLASQGSRTVLIGKDTRISGYMLESALEAGLAAAGLTAAFTGPMPTPAVAYLTRTFRLEAGIVISASHNPYYDNGIKFFSSQGTKLPDDIEEAIEAMLDQPMDCVESADLGKASRISDAAGRYIEFCKSTFPAHLGLDGYKIVVDCANGATYHIAPNVLRELGAEVIEIGTDPNGININEKCGATDVKALQEKVLETKADVGLAYDGDGDRIMMVDHLGNKVDGDQILFIIAREALRSGQLKGGVVGTLMSNMSLEIALKMLGVPFVRANVGDRYVLEKMVEHNWTLGGENSGHIIIADKNTTGDGIIASLAVLSAMVQHRLSLNELASAVKLFPQVLINVRFAGGDNPLESETVKAVAADVEKRLEGKGRILLRKSGTEPLIRVMVECEDGALAKQCAEEIAEAVKVN; this is translated from the coding sequence ATGGCAAATCGTAAATATTTTGGTACTGATGGTGTACGTGGAAAAGTAGGTACATATCCAATCACGCCAGATTTCGCATTGAAATTAGGTTGGGCTGCGGGTAAGGTTTTAGCCTCTCAAGGTTCTCGCACGGTATTAATCGGGAAAGATACCCGTATTTCAGGTTATATGTTGGAATCTGCACTTGAAGCAGGTTTGGCTGCAGCGGGTTTAACTGCCGCATTTACCGGTCCAATGCCAACACCTGCCGTGGCGTATTTAACCCGCACTTTCCGTTTAGAAGCGGGTATTGTCATTTCGGCATCACATAACCCTTATTATGATAATGGGATTAAATTCTTCTCTTCACAAGGCACAAAATTACCAGATGATATTGAAGAAGCGATTGAAGCTATGCTTGATCAGCCAATGGATTGTGTGGAGTCTGCTGATTTAGGTAAAGCAAGCCGTATAAGTGATGCCGCAGGACGTTATATTGAATTTTGTAAAAGCACTTTCCCTGCACATCTTGGTTTAGATGGTTATAAAATCGTAGTGGATTGCGCAAATGGTGCGACCTATCATATTGCGCCAAATGTATTACGTGAGTTAGGCGCTGAAGTGATTGAAATTGGTACAGATCCAAACGGAATCAATATCAATGAAAAATGTGGTGCAACCGATGTAAAAGCGTTACAGGAAAAAGTGCTTGAAACTAAAGCGGATGTTGGTCTCGCTTATGATGGTGATGGTGACCGCATTATGATGGTGGATCACTTAGGTAATAAAGTAGATGGTGACCAAATCCTTTTCATTATTGCTCGTGAAGCTTTACGTTCAGGTCAGCTAAAAGGTGGCGTAGTGGGCACATTAATGAGTAATATGAGCTTAGAGATTGCTTTAAAAATGTTAGGTGTACCTTTTGTGCGTGCTAACGTTGGCGACCGTTATGTGTTAGAAAAAATGGTAGAACATAACTGGACGCTAGGCGGAGAAAACTCAGGCCATATCATTATTGCTGATAAAAATACGACAGGTGATGGTATTATTGCATCACTAGCTGTATTAAGTGCAATGGTTCAACATCGTTTATCTTTAAACGAGCTTGCAAGTGCGGTGAAATTATTCCCTCAAGTACTCATTAATGTTCGTTTTGCTGGTGGTGATAATCCATTAGAAAGTGAAACGGTAAAAGCGGTAGCTGCAGATGTGGAAAAACGTTTAGAAGGCAAAGGTCGAATTTTACTGCGTAAGTCAGGTACAGAGCCACTTATTCGCGTAATGGTGGAATGTGAGGACGGCGCACTTGCAAAACAATGTGCAGAAGAAATTGCGGAAGCAGTTAAAGTGAATTAA
- the sixA gene encoding phosphohistidine phosphatase SixA, with protein MKVFIMRHGEAEVVASSDEARHLTEYGRKQSISQGQWLKTHLNLTALSVQKVIVSPYVRAQETFELVNSGLDNILNDVETWSGITPYGNATLVADYLSVLQKQGVESVLLVSHLPLVGSIVSELYGKRNPISFYPSTIVQIDWNGEKGTIEAFHYPK; from the coding sequence ATGAAAGTTTTTATTATGCGACATGGGGAAGCTGAAGTTGTCGCTTCATCAGATGAGGCTCGGCATTTAACCGAGTATGGACGCAAACAGTCAATATCACAAGGTCAATGGCTTAAAACACATCTAAATTTAACCGCACTTTCAGTTCAGAAAGTGATTGTTAGTCCTTATGTTCGTGCTCAAGAAACGTTTGAGCTCGTCAATTCAGGGTTAGACAATATTCTTAATGATGTTGAAACTTGGAGTGGAATTACACCTTACGGGAATGCTACGCTGGTAGCAGATTATTTATCTGTTTTGCAGAAACAAGGGGTTGAAAGTGTTTTGCTTGTTTCTCATTTACCTTTAGTGGGCAGTATTGTTTCAGAGCTTTATGGCAAGCGAAATCCAATCAGTTTTTATCCTTCAACGATTGTTCAGATTGACTGGAATGGTGAAAAAGGCACCATTGAAGCTTTCCATTATCCAAAATAG
- a CDS encoding histone: MKKSVLAVLVLGASLAVTGCFDKQETAQKVEAAKDATANAATQVKDAAKEVATDVKNAAIDAKDSAANKMAETKEAVADKASEMKDAAANKMAEAKDAVSSKMEEVKNAASEAKDAAVDKAVEMKDAAANKMAEAKDAMSSKMEAVKNSASETKDAAADKAAEAKDAAADKAAEVKEAVTK; encoded by the coding sequence ATGAAAAAATCAGTATTAGCCGTATTAGTATTAGGTGCATCTTTAGCCGTAACTGGTTGTTTCGATAAACAAGAAACAGCTCAAAAAGTTGAAGCAGCAAAAGATGCAACAGCAAATGCAGCAACACAAGTTAAAGATGCAGCAAAAGAAGTTGCAACTGATGTTAAAAATGCGGCAATTGACGCAAAAGATTCAGCTGCAAATAAAATGGCTGAAACAAAAGAAGCAGTAGCTGATAAAGCTTCTGAAATGAAAGATGCTGCTGCAAATAAAATGGCTGAGGCAAAAGATGCAGTGTCTTCTAAAATGGAAGAAGTAAAAAATGCAGCTTCTGAAGCAAAAGATGCAGCAGTAGATAAAGCAGTTGAAATGAAAGATGCTGCAGCAAATAAAATGGCTGAAGCAAAAGATGCGATGTCTTCTAAAATGGAAGCAGTAAAAAACTCAGCTTCAGAAACAAAAGATGCGGCAGCTGATAAAGCGGCTGAAGCAAAAGATGCAGCGGCAGATAAAGCAGCTGAAGTAAAAGAAGCTGTGACTAAATAA
- a CDS encoding YcgL domain-containing protein, translated as MLCAIYKSKRKPGCYLYISKRDDFSAVPDILMQSFGKPQFLMPFNLRGSKPLVHADKDEVMGKITQQGFYLQMPKQDDGLFNSLSEIK; from the coding sequence ATGTTATGTGCAATTTATAAAAGTAAACGTAAACCAGGCTGCTATCTTTATATTTCAAAACGAGATGATTTTTCAGCTGTACCGGATATATTAATGCAGAGTTTTGGTAAGCCTCAATTTCTTATGCCTTTCAATTTGAGGGGGAGTAAACCGCTTGTTCATGCAGATAAAGATGAGGTTATGGGGAAAATTACTCAGCAAGGATTTTATCTTCAAATGCCAAAACAAGATGATGGCTTGTTTAATAGTTTGAGTGAGATCAAATAA
- the bioD gene encoding dethiobiotin synthase, whose product MSSFFVAGTDTDVGKTTACRAIIQALQAKGVRIVGYKPIACSCEEGIYPVENQSNESQTDYDAENNSDVLALMDATNESVSYQEVNSYTFAHSLPMLTRDKSRIKLSKINQALTTLVQKYQSVVVEGSFGLLTPMAEGKSFADWVVEHKMPVVLVVGIKEGCINHALLTAQVIKQLGVPLLGWIANRINPCLGHYKEVVDILEAQIDAPLLGKIPYIHKPESQELGHYLTNIDRLMYMQTELVK is encoded by the coding sequence ATGAGTAGTTTCTTTGTGGCAGGTACAGATACTGACGTGGGTAAGACCACCGCCTGCCGTGCCATTATTCAGGCATTACAAGCAAAGGGCGTGCGAATTGTGGGTTATAAGCCGATTGCTTGTAGCTGTGAAGAGGGGATTTATCCTGTCGAAAATCAGTCTAATGAATCCCAAACAGATTATGATGCTGAAAATAATTCAGACGTGTTAGCTTTAATGGATGCAACGAATGAGTCCGTATCTTATCAAGAAGTAAATAGCTATACTTTTGCTCATTCCTTGCCGATGCTGACTCGAGATAAATCACGCATTAAATTAAGTAAGATTAATCAAGCCTTAACAACATTAGTTCAAAAATATCAATCTGTTGTCGTGGAAGGTTCATTTGGTTTACTCACCCCCATGGCAGAAGGTAAGAGTTTTGCTGATTGGGTTGTTGAACATAAAATGCCTGTTGTGCTGGTTGTCGGCATTAAAGAAGGTTGTATTAATCACGCATTGCTGACAGCCCAAGTGATTAAACAACTAGGTGTCCCTTTATTAGGTTGGATTGCGAATCGAATTAATCCTTGCTTAGGGCATTATAAAGAGGTGGTAGATATTTTGGAGGCTCAGATTGATGCACCTCTACTAGGTAAAATCCCTTATATTCATAAACCAGAATCTCAAGAATTGGGGCATTATTTAACCAATATAGATCGTTTGATGTATATGCAAACAGAGTTAGTTAAATAG
- the can gene encoding carbonate dehydratase — translation MDKIKQLFANNYSWAQRMKEENSTYFKELADHQTPHYLWIGCSDSRVPAEKLTNLEPGELFVHRNVANQVIHTDFNCLSVVQYAVDVLKIEHIIICGHTNCGGIKAAMQDQDLGLINNWLLHIRDIWFKHGHLLGNLSAEKRSDMLTKLNVAEQVYNLGRTSIVKSAWERGQKLSLHGWVYDVNDGFLVDQGVIATSRETLEISYRNAIARLSSLAEEDILKKELPENEE, via the coding sequence ATGGACAAAATTAAACAACTCTTTGCAAACAACTACAGTTGGGCGCAAAGAATGAAAGAAGAAAATTCCACTTATTTTAAAGAACTTGCCGATCACCAAACACCTCATTATCTTTGGATTGGCTGCTCTGATAGCCGTGTTCCTGCTGAAAAACTCACAAATCTTGAACCAGGCGAGTTATTTGTACATCGTAATGTAGCCAATCAAGTTATTCATACAGATTTTAACTGCCTTTCAGTTGTGCAATATGCCGTTGATGTACTCAAAATTGAACATATTATTATTTGCGGCCACACCAATTGTGGTGGTATCAAAGCAGCGATGCAAGATCAAGATCTAGGGCTAATCAATAACTGGTTGCTCCATATTCGTGATATTTGGTTTAAACATGGTCATCTATTAGGCAATCTTTCAGCAGAAAAACGTTCAGATATGCTCACTAAATTAAATGTTGCAGAGCAAGTTTATAACCTAGGACGCACATCTATCGTAAAAAGCGCTTGGGAACGTGGACAAAAACTCTCCCTACATGGCTGGGTATATGATGTAAATGATGGATTCTTAGTAGATCAAGGTGTTATTGCAACCAGTCGGGAAACTCTTGAAATCTCTTACCGTAATGCGATTGCTCGCCTATCTAGCCTCGCGGAAGAAGATATCCTGAAAAAAGAGCTTCCAGAAAACGAAGAATAA